In SAR324 cluster bacterium, the DNA window ACTCATCATTGAAGTAGCCATACTTGTGTCCCCAATACGTCCAACATCCGGATAAGCGATCAAAGACCTGACGAGCATCATTCTCTGAAACCATTTTCTCATCTGCTGGCAGCTTAGCCTGCTTGGTTTGATCAGGTACTGAGGCCTGTAACCAATTTGGGATACCTTCTTCCGAGCGTTTACGACGATGTTTGGGGATGCCAGCTTTTCGGAAGTATTTTTGGGCCATGATGTCAGAAGCCACCTGGGACCAGGTTTTAGGGACCTGTACGTCCTTCCATTCGGCGACAACCGATCCGTCGGGGTTGCGGATGACCGAGCTGCGGGATTCAAACTCCAGAGAAGCATAGGGGTCTTTTGCAGCTTGAGTAAACAATCGATCAATCTTCATAGCCTTACCTGGGAACAGCGTTGTGGACTCAATGGTGTTTTGCAGACAGAAAGGGAGCGATGCAGGAACGTGCAAATGAGGGATGCGGGGGAGCGTGTAATGAGAGACGTCTCCGGTGCCCCTGAACGGTCACCGTTCTCATCCATGAGATGGAAGCGGAATATTACGGTAGCCAATCTTCCAAGAGAAAGCAACGCCCCAACTGATCTCACAGAGCTAAGTTAGCGATATCGCTAATTAATTTTTTTTATTTAGAGTAAGTTGCTGATTTATCTATTGGAAAATAAATCTTTAGAAAATCGTTAGTGGAAACAAGGATATGCGAAAACTGGGCTGGAATCAAAGATGACCAAAAGTTTCCAAAAACTAAGACCTGCTAGCCTCTGGATCGGCGATACAACACAGGGTTGAGGGTAGCGTCATTATACATTTTCATCTGCCGATAGATCTTCATTTGTTTTCGTCCATCTAGCAAATCCTCCCAAAGTTGGTTGAGAGAATTGCCAAGATCAGAACGCTGCTCCTTGAGCACAAACAGCTTTGCCTGGCAACGTTGTCGATGGTCTTCAGCAGCATCTGCCCGGTTTACCTGTTCCTCCATGTGGAAGATTTTTAGTGCACTGATGGACAGCCGATCAATAATGCTGCCTGGGGTTTCACTATTAATGGGGGCATTGGTAGATGGTTTAGCAACTTCCTGCAGATGTCCCAGCAGGTGCTCATCCAACTGTTCAATCAAGTCGTTCCGTTGCTGATTGAGCTTGTCTATGTTTCGTTTCACCTGGGCTATGATACGGTCTGTTGCGCCAGAATCCCTAGCGAGGTCTTCTTCGTGCCAAAGTGAGAAATTGGCCCAGTGCTGACGGTCGAGCAAGCTCTCGAAGTCGCTGTCTTCTGAGACTTCGTAGGGGGCTTGATGCCAACGATCTACAAGGTGAAGTTGCCGTGTAAGAAACTCAGGAACGGGAGGGATCATGATGAACACGTGACATGGATTTGAGCCGAGTTTCTGGTGATTCAATCTGTACGATCCGGGCCCCAACCTTTTCTTCGACAACAACCGTTTGTGCTCTGGCGATCTGACGGTCATTAACCCAAACTTCCAGCGGTTCTTTTGGCTTGGAGTCTAGTTCAATGACGGAGCCTTGTCCCAAGCGCAGCACTTCACTGATATTCATCATGCACTCTCCCAAGATCAACCTGGTCTCCAGTGGGAGATCTAGTAACTGCTCGGTCTGGGGATGTCTAGCAGCCGAAAGTTTAGCAATCTTTTGTGTGGAATCGAATTGAGTTGCCATGAAGCTACTTCAGTTAGCCATGATCGAGTAACCACAATCTACGTAGATCAACTGCCCCGTGATTCCACTGGCAGCATCACTTAGTAAAAACGCAGCAGTGTTTGCTACTTCAGCTTGGGTGGCGGTTCGTTTCATGGCAGAGTGTTCACCAGCGACTCGGATCATCTCAGAAATGTCCTTGATACCTGCTGATGATAGAGTGCGAATCGCACCGGGGGAGAGAGAGTTGATTCGTATGTTTTCGGGGCCTAACTCCCTTGCCAGATAACGCGTACAAGATTCAAGAGCTGCTTTTGCAGGTCCCATCACATTATAATTTGGAACTGCTAGAGTGGAACCAATAAAACTCATGCTGACGATGCTACCTCCACCACGCTTACGCATCATTGGAATGACTCCCTTCGCAAGAGGAAGCAGAGAGTAAGCGCTGATTTCCATCGCCTTGTTGAATCCATCCCGCAGGGTTTCTGAGAAGGGCTTGCTGAGATCTTGGGTATCTGCATAGGCAAGGCTGTGTACCAAAAAGTCTAATTCTCCCCATTGCTCATCCACCTGCTTGATAAGCGCTTCAATCGACTCGTCGGAGGCTACGTCACACTCTGCTATCAGCGTAGCGTTGGTCTGCTCTCCCAGTTTGCGAACATTGGCTTCAAAACGGCCTTTGGGATCGCACAGAAACGTTAGCCCTAATTCAGCTCCCTGTTGGTACAGTCGTTCTACGACCGCCCAAGCGATACTACGCTGGTTGCCAACACCGAGTACCAAACCTCTTTTTCCAGAAAAATCAATCATCTGTTTTCATCCATTCCAGGGGAACGTTTAGATGTGCTAGATGAGCCAGGTGCCCAGCAGCAAATGTTTTCAAACGCTAAAGCTCTCGTGGGAAAAATCAAGGAGTTTCAGATGAATGAAAATGTCCAATAGCTTCTCCGAGGCGAACCGTTTGGCCTAGCTCAAGCGAATTCAACCCAACTTGGTCTTTTCGGAACAGCAAAACCACAGTTGATCCAAGCTCAAAGCGCCCAAGCTCTTCACCAGCTTTCAAGGGATATGGTATAGGTAGAGATGCCTTAAGGATTTTAGCACCAGGTCGGTTGGAGTAGGTTGCGTGGTATACGGTACGAATCCTTCCGACTACAGTAGCACCAACCTTGACCAGTGCACACTCGCCATGTTCTGTATCAATGTATGAAATCCAACGTTCATTCCGGGCAAAGAGCCTTGGTACAAAAGCCAATCCCAATGGGCTGACAGTCCACAACTCACCCGGTATGTATGCGAATCGACTGACAGATCCGGTGGCCATGCTATGAATACGGTGATAGTTATAGGGTGCCAGGTAGATTGTCAGATAGATTCCTCCCTCGTATTCATGCGCAACAAAGGAATCTTGAAGCAGGTCAGTCAGTAGATACTCTTTGCCCTTTGCTTGTAAAAGTGTTTCCTGAGTGATTGTTCCAAAGAACCCAATCGTTCCGTCAACTGGACAGATCAGGCTATTTTTTTCTGATGAGATTGGGCGTGCTGCCGGCTTGAGCGGTCGTGTGAAGAACTCGTTGAAAGTCTGGAAGTCTTCTAGCTTCTGAGGGCACTCGCTGAGATCAACATTGAAGTAACGAACGAAGGAGCGAATCAGGATTTGGTGCAGCAGGTAGGAAGGCCAGCGTTGGTCAGCAATCCAACCACAAATTCGGCTAAAGTTTTTTTTGGGAAGCAACGCCAGGCTCAGGAAGCGTAGGCACTGCCACCAATTCGATTCCATATCGTTCAGTTCAGGGAAATCTCGACTTTTGGAAGTTGAGGCTTGCCTAACATCTCCATGATATGGCTTCCCTCAATTGTTTCTTCCTCCAGAAGAGTTTGGGCAATCTGATGCAATGTATCGAGGTTGTCTCTCAGTAGCTGGCAAGCTTGCTCGTAATGAGACTTCACCATGTCTCTCATTTCTGTGTCGATCTGCTCCGCTGTGTCTTCGCTGTACTCCCTCTCTTTACCCAAAGCTTGCCCCATCACACTTTGCTGATCATCACTTCCCAGCACGATAGGTCCAAATTTGTTGTTCATGCCCCACCGACAAATCATATTGCGAACGGTCTCCGTAGCTTGCTGAATATCGTTGCTGGCTCCTGTCGTCAATTGGTCAAAAATTACTTCTTCAGCTGCCCGTCCACCCATTGCAATCGTGATCCGGTTGCTCAGATATTCGACGTCGTAGGAATGATTGTCATTCTCAGGAAGGTAGGCTGTAACTCCCAAAGCCCGTCCACGTGGAATGATCGTCACCTTGTGGATTGGATCTGCATTAGGCAAGAGGGCAGATACTAGAGCATGCCCTGCCTCGTGATAGGCTGTGGTTTTTCGCTCATCTTCCGACATGACCATACTCTTGCGCTCAGGGCCCATCATTACTTTGTCTCGGGCCCACTCTAATTCAGCCAAGGTAATCTCTTTCCGGTTGGAGCGTGCAGCGAAGAGAGCGGCTTCATTAATCAGGTTCCGTAGATCAGCGCCAGAAAACCCTGGTGTCCCTCGGGCAATAATGCGGAGTTCCACATCAGGTGCCATCCGGACTTTTGCCGCATGTACTCCAAGAATCGCTTCCCGACCACGAACGTCCGGTAGAGATACATAGACCTGTCGGTCGAATCTTCCTGGTCGCATTAGGGCAGGATCCAAGACATCTGGACGGTTGGTTGAAGCGATAACGATGATTCCTTCGGTTGCATCAAAGCCATCCATCTCAACGAGCAGTTGGTTCAGAGTCTGTTCTCGTTCATCATTACCGCTTCCCATCCCAGCTCCACGACTGCGTCCGACAGCATCAATCTCATCGATGAAGAGTATACAGGGCGCATTGCGGCGACCTTCTTCAAACAAATCACGGACTCTGCTTGCCCCAACACCGACAAACATTTCTACAAAGTCTGATCCGCTGATGCTGTAAAATGGTGCTCCTGCTTCACCTGCTACTGCTTTTGCTAGCAGGGTTTTACCAGTTCCTGGAGGCCCTGACATCAGTACCCCTTTAGGTATCCGTCCACCCAAGCGCCTGAACTTGGCAGGATCTTTGAGAAAGTCGATGGTCTCTTTCAATTCTTCCTTGGCTTCATCAGCCCCCGCGACATCTTGAAAGGTTACCTGGTGTTGATCAGGCTCGATTCGCTGTGCTCGACTACGCCCCAGAGAGAACAGCTTTCCAGCCCCTCCTTGCATTCGGCGCATCAGGAAGATCCAGATCGCAAAGATCAGGATGAAAGGCCCCCAGTGAATCAGCACGTTGAGATACCAGGGAGTTTCCGGCTCTGGCAGATAGTTCAGTTGGACATCTTTCTCACGCAGCAGCTCGGTCAAGCCAACATCATTGGGAGGAACAAAGGTGCGATAGGCCATGCCATCGTTGGTGAAACCTTCTACCACAGTATCTCCAATGAATTGAGCACTGGCAATATCACCCATGTTGGCCCGAGCAATGAAATCCGAATAGATCATCTCGTTCATGTTCTGTTCGCGTCGTGAATCACCACCAAAGGTGTTCACCATGAAAATTGCTAGGATCAGAATACTGAGGATGATCAGAATGTTTTCGTTCTTCCAGTTCATATAGACTGCACCTAAGTTAAGGAGTTGAAGGTATTAACTTATATTTTGATTTTAGGCTTAAATTAGATTGGAACGCAAGGAATTCTGGGAAATCTATAATGAGAAGCACAAATGGGATGGTGTTGTAATAGAATTAGGGAAGAAGCTACTCCCAAGTTTAGTTGAGATTTTTGATCCGGTCATAAAATCTACCTTCAGTCGTAGTACTTCATCTAATTTGCTGGGTTTACCGGAGTGAGTTGGCTGGCGGCTTCCAGAGCAGTTTCTGGTTTTTTCAGCTTCAAAGCGAGTTGGTAACGCAGTGCGTGGTAGAGTGATGCCGCAGCATTGGAAGATTCGGGTTGCATTTGCTGAAGGCGACGCTGGGCTTCATCTGTGTTACCACTGCGCAAGTTAATACGAGCAAGCGTCAAAGTGACATAAAGCGAAGTCTTGGAAGAATTTTCCAAGCGCTCCAGCATGTCATAGATCGTCTGATTGTTGCCGGTATCAGTGTAGAGTCGTTCCAACTCATCGAGCAGGCGAGGCGTCCCATTCTGTTCGAAGCTTGTGCGCAACAATTCGGCTGCCTTGATTGACTGACCGTTCTGGTGAAGATGATGCGCTTCGCTGATCGCTGCTGAAACAGAATAGAGGTGCTTGATTGCTTTTTTGCCACCAGGCAAATATGCCATATTCCAGTTGTTGAGTAGCTCAGGTTCCTGCTCTGCGGCAAGATGGAGCCTTTGCTCATGCCGGGATCGCACTTGATTGCCGATCACACCATCTGGATATAGCTCTAGAATATGTCGTTCCTGTCGCACACAGGCGGGCCAATCTCCACGTTGGACATAGACTTCGCGCAATCCCATCAAGGCTTCTGGATGATTATGAGCTAATCGGTCGATTTCGTGGCTCAACTGCTCTGCAATCCCCCACTCTCCAACTTCCAAGGTGAACTGCTGGTAAGGTAGCAATACTTCCAACTCATTCGGAAACTCCTGCCGTAGCTGAAAGAACCCCTGTAGCATGCGTGGAGTATCCCAGATGTAACGTTTGCTGATTAGATTTTTCACGCGAATGTCCAACGGAGCTCTCCGTGGAGTGATTCGAGCAAACAATCGTTTTACTCTTTTAAGATCACAGGACAAACAGGCACGGTGAAAATCCCGATAGGTGTCAATCCTTCGCTGCTGACGAGCTTTTTCCAAGGAAACACGAAAGCGCTGGAAGAAGCGGTCTGGATGCAGTACCAAGGACCGCAACTCAGAGGCCAGGAATCCTAGGACAGAGAAAACGAGCATTACTGCCCAGAGAGGAATATTCAGCGAAAGGGAAGGCGACAGGTATAAGAAAATCGTGTCGCTATTGAGGATCGCAAAGTAGCCCAGCCCGCTGAGCGCAAACAAAGCAGCTGCCAATAAGATCAGTATTCGCATGAATTCTCTTGGAGAGATATTTTGTCAACGGTGATGGTATGGTTCACCGTTGAGAATAGTAAAAGCCCGATAAACCTGTTCCAGTAAAATCAGACGAACCATTTGATGACTGAAAGTCATCGGGGATAAGCTTATGTGTTTTGTATGCTGCGGAAACGCCTCGCAATCAACACCATAGGGACCGCCCACCATGAAAGTAATCTGTGGTACGGATTGCAGATGGCAATTTTCCAGCCATCGTGAGAGGCCAACCGAGTCAAGTTGTTGACCTTGCTCGTCCAGTAAAATGGACTGCTCACCTGGGATTAGGCGCTCCTGTAATGCCTTGGTTTCTACTTGTTTTCGTGTGATCTCTGGTAACGATTGCCAACGTCGTTGTGGCTTGATTTCTTCCATAACAATGTGGGCATAGTGCTGGAGGCGCTGCTGATAGATTTTCAGCCCCTCCCGCAGATAGGCCTCTTGCGTTCGGCCAATCCAGAGAAAACGAATACGGAGCATGGCATCAAAGCGAGAAAATCATCTACCTCTACGGGAGCATCAGCAAAAAGTAAAGCCATGCCGTCACTAGCTCTGTCAAAGCAGTTTGTCCCAGCGAATTCAAGGCTCTATTTTCAAGGAAATTCATGAAAACAGTGACTGTTGCGGCACTACAGCGATCTTGGTCAGATAACACCGAAGAAAACGTCCAGCGAGCAGAAGATTGGATCAGGATTGCAGCAGCAAAAGGAGCCCAACTCATCTTGCTACCTGAACTTTTCGAATCACCCTACTTCTGCAAAGAGCAGCGCTCTGTACATTTTGATCGTGCACATCCGGTAAAACAGCACCCAACACTTCTCAGGATGCAGCAGCTTGCTCGTGAATTGGCTGTGGTTCTGCCAGTTAGCTTTTTTGAGCAGGCTGGTCCAGTATTTTTCAATTCCTTGGCAATGATTGATGCTGATGGTGAGTTGTTGGGCCTGTATCGTAAATCGCATATTCCTGATGGACCAGGCTACCAAGAGAAGTTCTACTTCTCACCTGGGGATACAGGTTTTCGTGTCTGGATGACTAGATATGGATGTGTTGGGGTCGGTATTTGTTGGGATCAGTGGTTTCCAGAAGCTGCGCGCTGCATGGTGCTCAAAGGAGCTGAGATCTTGCTCTATCCAACAGCGATTGGTTCTGAACCCTTAGCTCCAGAATGGGACTCTCAAGCACACTGGATGCGCGTTATGCAGGGCCATGCAGCAGCCAATATGGTCCCCGTGATCACAGCCAATCGAGTTGGGGTAGAAACTGGAGAAGAGCATACACTTAGTTTTTATGGCTCCTCATTCATTGCGGGTTCAATGGGTGAACTTCTTCAGACCGCACCAAGAGATGAGGAATCTATCTTGTTACAGTCGTTTGATCTGGAAACGCTCAGAATACAACGACAAAGCTGGGGTGTTTTTCGTGACCGCAGACCAGACCTGTATGAACCAATACTGAGCTTGGAAGGAAGGGTGAAGCAACACTCTTGAATCTCTTCGGGAAAGAAATGATCTTGAATTTGAAGGGTGTTCTCATAGCTTACTAATTTTGTGATCTTATAATTTGGATTAAAAATATCGGCTCTCACACAGAAGGATCTAAGGAGTTGGTATGTGTAAAATATTGTTTGCGCTAACACTGGTCTTATCGGCAACTGGTTTTTTTCTAGTTTGGCAGGAACAAGGTTCGTCGCGAGCCGCCAACAAAATGGGTGGTCCAAAAACCTTACTAGATGAACTAAAGGTTGAGGAGTTGGCGACACTGCGGATCAGCACTGTGGATCAAGACTTTGAATTGAGGCAAGTCGATGAGACATGGCGAGTTGGGGAATCGGACAGGCCTGCTGAGAGTCAACAGGTTCGCAAATTACTATTGGCTCTGTTGGAAACTAAAGTAGGTGACGTAGTGACCAGTAATCCTGAGCGACATCCTCGACTGGAATTAGTTGATCCGGAAGCTGGAGGTAACGGCACTGCAAAGCGTCTGGAGTTGATAGATCAGCAGCAACGATCGGTGCTACAACTTTTGATTGGAAAGCCAAGAGAACAGGGTGACGGGCAATACATCCGGTTTTTTGGTGAAGAAACGGCTTTTCTAATTGCAGAGCAACTCCCCCTTGAGGATTCAGAAGTCGGCTGGATGCAGAAAAATCTCTTCTCTTTGGATGATGCTTCCATTCAAGTCCTAAAAATCGAAACACCAGGGGGTGTTGAATACAGCTTGGAACATAACGCAGAAGCTACTGATAAGTGGAAGCTGTCAGATCAGCAAGCTGTCGAACAACTCAACACTTCT includes these proteins:
- a CDS encoding DUF4254 domain-containing protein — encoded protein: MIPPVPEFLTRQLHLVDRWHQAPYEVSEDSDFESLLDRQHWANFSLWHEEDLARDSGATDRIIAQVKRNIDKLNQQRNDLIEQLDEHLLGHLQEVAKPSTNAPINSETPGSIIDRLSISALKIFHMEEQVNRADAAEDHRQRCQAKLFVLKEQRSDLGNSLNQLWEDLLDGRKQMKIYRQMKMYNDATLNPVLYRRSRG
- a CDS encoding 23S rRNA (pseudouridine(1915)-N(3))-methyltransferase RlmH, producing the protein MLRIRFLWIGRTQEAYLREGLKIYQQRLQHYAHIVMEEIKPQRRWQSLPEITRKQVETKALQERLIPGEQSILLDEQGQQLDSVGLSRWLENCHLQSVPQITFMVGGPYGVDCEAFPQHTKHISLSPMTFSHQMVRLILLEQVYRAFTILNGEPYHHR
- a CDS encoding DUF4340 domain-containing protein, whose product is MCKILFALTLVLSATGFFLVWQEQGSSRAANKMGGPKTLLDELKVEELATLRISTVDQDFELRQVDETWRVGESDRPAESQQVRKLLLALLETKVGDVVTSNPERHPRLELVDPEAGGNGTAKRLELIDQQQRSVLQLLIGKPREQGDGQYIRFFGEETAFLIAEQLPLEDSEVGWMQKNLFSLDDASIQVLKIETPGGVEYSLEHNAEATDKWKLSDQQAVEQLNTSMVERMASALRSLEFDALKSAKTPPEEVGRNEIFQVTGTFSDGRVLKMSIGATEVAEQHWISLLLRSNSDNQTMNQEIELLNQQTEPWIFAISAYSIQALLKDRSALLEQK
- the asd gene encoding archaetidylserine decarboxylase (Phosphatidylserine decarboxylase is synthesized as a single chain precursor. Generation of the pyruvoyl active site from a Ser is coupled to cleavage of a Gly-Ser bond between the larger (beta) and smaller (alpha chains). It is an integral membrane protein.), coding for MESNWWQCLRFLSLALLPKKNFSRICGWIADQRWPSYLLHQILIRSFVRYFNVDLSECPQKLEDFQTFNEFFTRPLKPAARPISSEKNSLICPVDGTIGFFGTITQETLLQAKGKEYLLTDLLQDSFVAHEYEGGIYLTIYLAPYNYHRIHSMATGSVSRFAYIPGELWTVSPLGLAFVPRLFARNERWISYIDTEHGECALVKVGATVVGRIRTVYHATYSNRPGAKILKASLPIPYPLKAGEELGRFELGSTVVLLFRKDQVGLNSLELGQTVRLGEAIGHFHSSETP
- a CDS encoding FliM/FliN family flagellar motor switch protein, which encodes MATQFDSTQKIAKLSAARHPQTEQLLDLPLETRLILGECMMNISEVLRLGQGSVIELDSKPKEPLEVWVNDRQIARAQTVVVEEKVGARIVQIESPETRLKSMSRVHHDPSRS
- the ftsH gene encoding ATP-dependent zinc metalloprotease FtsH, whose amino-acid sequence is MNWKNENILIILSILILAIFMVNTFGGDSRREQNMNEMIYSDFIARANMGDIASAQFIGDTVVEGFTNDGMAYRTFVPPNDVGLTELLREKDVQLNYLPEPETPWYLNVLIHWGPFILIFAIWIFLMRRMQGGAGKLFSLGRSRAQRIEPDQHQVTFQDVAGADEAKEELKETIDFLKDPAKFRRLGGRIPKGVLMSGPPGTGKTLLAKAVAGEAGAPFYSISGSDFVEMFVGVGASRVRDLFEEGRRNAPCILFIDEIDAVGRSRGAGMGSGNDEREQTLNQLLVEMDGFDATEGIIVIASTNRPDVLDPALMRPGRFDRQVYVSLPDVRGREAILGVHAAKVRMAPDVELRIIARGTPGFSGADLRNLINEAALFAARSNRKEITLAELEWARDKVMMGPERKSMVMSEDERKTTAYHEAGHALVSALLPNADPIHKVTIIPRGRALGVTAYLPENDNHSYDVEYLSNRITIAMGGRAAEEVIFDQLTTGASNDIQQATETVRNMICRWGMNNKFGPIVLGSDDQQSVMGQALGKEREYSEDTAEQIDTEMRDMVKSHYEQACQLLRDNLDTLHQIAQTLLEEETIEGSHIMEMLGKPQLPKVEISLN
- a CDS encoding SDR family oxidoreductase yields the protein MIDFSGKRGLVLGVGNQRSIAWAVVERLYQQGAELGLTFLCDPKGRFEANVRKLGEQTNATLIAECDVASDESIEALIKQVDEQWGELDFLVHSLAYADTQDLSKPFSETLRDGFNKAMEISAYSLLPLAKGVIPMMRKRGGGSIVSMSFIGSTLAVPNYNVMGPAKAALESCTRYLARELGPENIRINSLSPGAIRTLSSAGIKDISEMIRVAGEHSAMKRTATQAEVANTAAFLLSDAASGITGQLIYVDCGYSIMAN
- the aguB gene encoding N-carbamoylputrescine amidase, with translation MKTVTVAALQRSWSDNTEENVQRAEDWIRIAAAKGAQLILLPELFESPYFCKEQRSVHFDRAHPVKQHPTLLRMQQLARELAVVLPVSFFEQAGPVFFNSLAMIDADGELLGLYRKSHIPDGPGYQEKFYFSPGDTGFRVWMTRYGCVGVGICWDQWFPEAARCMVLKGAEILLYPTAIGSEPLAPEWDSQAHWMRVMQGHAAANMVPVITANRVGVETGEEHTLSFYGSSFIAGSMGELLQTAPRDEESILLQSFDLETLRIQRQSWGVFRDRRPDLYEPILSLEGRVKQHS